GGCAAGGTCACGCTGAGCCAGAGCGCGCTGTACGGCATCATCGACGGCTACACCCGCGAGGCCGGTGTGCGCAATCTGGAACGCACCATCACCAGCGTGCTGCGCAAGTGCGCCCGCAAGATCGCCGCAGGCGAGGTGGAAAGCGTCTCCGTTACCGGCACCATGCTGGAACAGCTGCTTGGCCCCCGCTTCGTCAAGCCCGACTTCCTCAACCGCACCAATGCGGTGGGTATCGCCAACGGTCTGGCATGGACCAGCGTGGGCGGCGAGACCCTGCCCATCGAGGTGCAGGTGATGGACAACGGCAGCGGCAAGATCACCGTCACCGGTTCGCTGGGCGACGTGATGAAGGAGAGCGCTCAGCTGGCCGTTACGTGGGTGCGCGTGCACGCCGCCGAGTACGGCATCGACCCGGAAAAGCTCAAGAAGTGCGACCTGCACATCCACGCCCCGGAGGGCGCAGTGCCCAAGGACGGCCCTTCTGCCGGTGTCACCCTGACCACGGCGCTGGTGTCCTGCCTGTCCGGCATCCCGGTGCGCGGTGATGTGGCCATGACCGGCGAGATCACCCTGCACGGCAACGTGCTGCCCATCGGCGGCCTGCGGGAAAAGAGCATGGCGGCTTACCGCGAGGGCATGAAAACGGTGCTCATCCCCAAGGACAACGAACCCGACCTGTATGAGGTGGACGACGAAGTGAAGAAGAACCTCACCTTCCTGCCCATGCAGAGCCTGACACAGGTGCTGAACGCGGCCCTGCTCAAGCCCCAGAACGCAAAGAAGGCCAAGGCTCCCAGCCGCACCCATGCAAAGAAAAAGGCGGCAGATGCCGCCATCGTGCCGCCCACCGCAGAAAAGCCCCAGCCCGGCGCGGTGTGCTGAGAACAATAGAAACCCTCTCAGTCACGGCTTGCGCCGTGCCAGCTCCCCCGAAGGGGGGAGCTTAAGGGATGTTTTCCACCAGATGAAAGAGCTCCCCCTTCGGGGGAGCTGGCGAGGAACGAAGTGACGAGACTGAGAGGGTTTGACGTACCACAAGAAAGGAAAGCTCCATGAATTACAACAAAGCTGATTTCATTGCCAGCTACGGCATTTCCAGCCAGCTGCCCGAGAGCGACCGCCCGGAGCTGAGCTTTTCGGGGCGGTCCAACGTGGGCAAATCCAGCCTCATCAATAAGCTGTGCAGCCGCAAAAACCTTGCCCGCGTGTCCAGTACGCCGGGCAAAACGGCCACCATCAATTTCTATTCGGTGGACGACTGCTACTTTGTGGACCTGCCCGGCTACGGCTACGCCAAGGTGAGCAACGCCGACCGTGAGCGCTGGGACGACCTCATCAACAGCTACTTTGAAGCACCCCGCCACCACACCCTGCTGGTGCAGCTGCTGGACTGCCGCCACGCCCCCAGCGCCGACGATGAGCAGATGCTGCGCTACCTGCACTATCACCAGATCCCCTACGTGGTGGCCCTGACCAAGGCCGACAAGCTCAAAAAGAGCCAGCTGGCCAAGACGCTGGAAGACTTTGAGAACCTCTGCCGCCCCTATGGCTGCCAGAAGGTGGTGCTGACCAGCGGCGAGAACGGCTACGGCATCCCGGAGCTGCAGGCGGTGCTCAATGCCGCTGTGGCCGGGGAACAGGAAGCGGAGTAAACCATGGCCTACAACGAATTTGCCTATTTCTACGATGAATTCAACGGCGAAGCCGATTACGATGCCCTGTATGCCCACATCCATGCAAAGCTCAAGGAGCACGGCATCCACGACGGCATCCTTGCCGACCTTGGCTGCGGCACCGGTGAGCTGACGTTGATGCTCACGCAGGCGGGCTATGATATGATCGGCATTGACCAGTCCGAGGAGATGCTCTGCGTTGTGCGCGATAAGGCCGAACAGCTGGGCCTTTCCGGCAGGCTGCTGCTGCTCCGGCAGGACCTGCTCAAGCTGGATCTGTACGGCACCATCCGGGGCGCGGTGTCCACCTTTGACACCTTCAACCACATCCCGGACCTCGACACCGCCATTGCCAACGCGGGCTTTTTCATGGAGAAGGGCGGGGTGTTCCTGTTCGATATGAACACGCCCTACAAGCACCGGAACGTGCTGGGCGACAACGCGTTCACCTTTGAGGAAGAGGATGCCGCCTGTGTGTGGCGCAACCACTACGATGCCGCCAACCGCCGCGTGGAGATCACCGTGGACATCGACTACCACGAGACCGGCGAGCACTTCCACGAACAGTTCTGCGAGTACACCTATGACCTTGACACCATCCGCACCGCGCTGGAAAAGCACGGCTTTGCGCTGGAAAGCGTCTGCGACGGCGAGACCTTCGGCCCGCTGACCGAGGACAGCCAGCGCTATTTCTTCTGCGCAGTCAAGCAGTATACACAATTGGAGGGATAACTTTATGGCAAATCTGATCCGCGGCCTGTCGGAGAACGGCGGGGTCGTGTTCTGTGGCGTGGATTCCACCCAGATCGTCCGCAAGGCCGAAAAGCTGCACACCACCAGCGCCAC
Above is a genomic segment from Faecalibacterium taiwanense containing:
- a CDS encoding class I SAM-dependent methyltransferase; protein product: MAYNEFAYFYDEFNGEADYDALYAHIHAKLKEHGIHDGILADLGCGTGELTLMLTQAGYDMIGIDQSEEMLCVVRDKAEQLGLSGRLLLLRQDLLKLDLYGTIRGAVSTFDTFNHIPDLDTAIANAGFFMEKGGVFLFDMNTPYKHRNVLGDNAFTFEEEDAACVWRNHYDAANRRVEITVDIDYHETGEHFHEQFCEYTYDLDTIRTALEKHGFALESVCDGETFGPLTEDSQRYFFCAVKQYTQLEG
- the yihA gene encoding ribosome biogenesis GTP-binding protein YihA/YsxC; this encodes MNYNKADFIASYGISSQLPESDRPELSFSGRSNVGKSSLINKLCSRKNLARVSSTPGKTATINFYSVDDCYFVDLPGYGYAKVSNADRERWDDLINSYFEAPRHHTLLVQLLDCRHAPSADDEQMLRYLHYHQIPYVVALTKADKLKKSQLAKTLEDFENLCRPYGCQKVVLTSGENGYGIPELQAVLNAAVAGEQEAE